The genomic window GGCTCGCGAGTTCCTCGCCGCCCACGTGATCGGCGCCCGCCGCTTCCGCCTCCTGCAACTTCTCCCCCGACGCGAACACCAGCACCCGGACGGTGCGACCCGTACCGTGCGGAAGGACCACGGTGCCGCGCACCATCTGGTCCGCGTGCCTCGGGTTGACCCCCAGCCGGATCGCGATCTCGACGGTCTCGTCGAACTTCGCGAAGCTGCCGTCCTTGATCCTCTGCAGCGCCTCTTCCAGACCGTACGGCCGGTCTTCCACCGCCGCCCTCGCTTCGTCGTACTTCCTGCCTCGAGTGGCCACGCGCGTTCTCCCTTGAGCCTCTGTTCCCGATGCTTCCGTGCCGCTCAGGCGACAATCTCCAGGCCCATCGAGCGGGCCGTGCCGGCGATGATCCGGCAGGCTCCCTCCAGGTCGACCGCGTTCAGATCCGGCATCTTCGTGCGGGCGATCTCCTCGAGCTGGGCCTGAGTGACCTGGCCGACCTTGTCCCGGTTCGGCTCGGAAGACCCCTTGTCCTGGGCCGCGGCCTTCAGCAGGAGAACCGCCGCCGGCGGCGTCTTGGTGATGAACGAGTAGGAGCGGTCCGCATAGACGGTGATCACGACCGGGATGATCATCCCGGCTTCGCCCTGCGTCCTGGCGTTGAACGCCTTGCAGAAGTCCATGATGTTGAGGCCCGCCTGACCCAGCGCGGGCCCCACCGGAGGCGCCGGCGTCGCCCCGCCAGCGGGGATCTGCAGCTTGATCTGCCCGGCTATCCTCTTGCCTGTCGTTTTCTGCGCCATCGTTCCTACCTGGTTGTGCCTGAGTCGCTAATCGCGGTCAGCCTGCTGTTCGCCCGGAGCTCTCTCCCTCAGGTCTTCTGGACCTGCAGGAACTCGAGTTCCACCGGCGTCTGGCGACCGAAGATGGTCACCATCACCTTGAGCGTGCTCCGCTCGAGGTTGATCTCCTCCACGGTGCCCGTGAAGTTGTTGAAGGGACCATCGACGATCTTCACCAGCTCGCCCTTCTCGAACAGGTACTTCGGCTTCGGCTTCTCCTTGGCGGTGACGACCTTCTCGATGATCGCGTCGACCTCGTCCTGACCGAGCGGTGTCGGCTCCTTGCCGGTGCCGACGAAGCCGGTCACCTTGGGCGTGTTCTTGACCACGTGCCACGCCTTGTCGGAGATCTTCAGGCGCCCGTCGCCCCGCGGTTCGCACTCGATCTCGACCAGAATGTAGCCGGGGAAGAACTTCCGCTGCGTCTCCCGCTTCTTGCCGCCCTTCAGTTCGACGATCGTCTCCGTGGGAATGCGTACCTCGCCGAACGCATCCCCCATGCCGTGAGCCTCGGCGCGCTGCCGCAGCGTCTCCCGGACGCGCTCCTCGTATCCCGAGTACGTATGCACGATGTACCACTGCCGCCGCGGCCCCGAGGCCTCCTCGGCGCCGCCCTCCGCGACCTCTACGCTGCCCATGGCTGCCGTTTCGACTTCGCTCATCGCGTGCTCCCCACCGTCGGCCGGTTCCGGCTCACTGCCCCAGGAGAAGGTTGTTGAGACCGTTGTAGAGGCGCAGGATGACGACGTCGGCTATCCACAGGAAGATGGCGAAGATCACGCTCGTGATCAGCACCACGACCGTGGTGCCCACGACCTCCTCCCGCGAGGGGAAGGTCACCTTCTTCATCTCGGTGCGCACTTCGCCCAGGAAGGCGCCGAGCCTGCGGACACTTGCCATCTGCGTTCCTCCGACTCCCTCTGTGTTCCCTGAAACCGGCCTCCGCCTTTGTCCGGACGCCCAATCCGTGTTGCCGTCTACGTCCTCCGAAGGAAGGTCTGGCAGGCCAGGAGGGT from Acidobacteriota bacterium includes these protein-coding regions:
- the secE gene encoding preprotein translocase subunit SecE, coding for MASVRRLGAFLGEVRTEMKKVTFPSREEVVGTTVVVLITSVIFAIFLWIADVVILRLYNGLNNLLLGQ
- the rplK gene encoding 50S ribosomal protein L11, which encodes MAQKTTGKRIAGQIKLQIPAGGATPAPPVGPALGQAGLNIMDFCKAFNARTQGEAGMIIPVVITVYADRSYSFITKTPPAAVLLLKAAAQDKGSSEPNRDKVGQVTQAQLEEIARTKMPDLNAVDLEGACRIIAGTARSMGLEIVA
- the nusG gene encoding transcription termination/antitermination protein NusG, with the protein product MGSVEVAEGGAEEASGPRRQWYIVHTYSGYEERVRETLRQRAEAHGMGDAFGEVRIPTETIVELKGGKKRETQRKFFPGYILVEIECEPRGDGRLKISDKAWHVVKNTPKVTGFVGTGKEPTPLGQDEVDAIIEKVVTAKEKPKPKYLFEKGELVKIVDGPFNNFTGTVEEINLERSTLKVMVTIFGRQTPVELEFLQVQKT